In Gopherus evgoodei ecotype Sinaloan lineage unplaced genomic scaffold, rGopEvg1_v1.p scaffold_275_arrow_ctg1, whole genome shotgun sequence, the genomic window TACTATAGTTATTAAATACTCTACAACAGTGGTTTTCCTCTTGTGGTTCGCAGATCCCTGGGGGTCTGTAgaccatgtctaagatttccaaagggatctgcatctccatttaatttgtttttaggggtccacaaatgaaaaaaaggttgaaaaccagtagcctacaaaaattataaaatgtaataGAAAAATATACTTCTTATAGCATTGGCCAAATTTCTCTTTGCACACAATCTGCCTGTGTTTACATTCAGAATCTAGTACAAGGTCCACCTCTATGCTAGGTATTTGTCTCATGAGTTGATAATGAAAGAGAGGTTATTTTTTCTCTGATATCATGAGGATGGATATAGATTGGACATTGGAGAGAACATTGGCTTCATTCCCATTCCCCCTGAAAACTGATGTCAAAATAACCACTGACTTCCATCGGGACAGGATGGATTCTCTACTATATGTAGAGCCTCATATTCTGATATGCAGACCAAGGAAACAAAAGCCTCATTCAGTTAGAGTTTAAATGACTTAGGAACAGAAGTCCCATTAATTTTCTATAAGGCCCCTCTTTTCAAAATTATGTCACTGTGCCGAGGGAATGTTTGCTTGTCACATTCATTTCTCCTTCTTCTTGAAAAATCCTAATGATTTTATTAGGTAAGAATCCAATTATATACTACAGGGATTAAATCGTGTTTCCAACAAAATAGTCAAGAACAAGTGACAGAAAGTAATAGAGAAAGAGATGTTTTTTATACTTTTGTCCACATGCccagctattgtaaattggccATAGTTGTTTTGTTGGAGTGAATCTGTCAATTCCCAGGCTGGTGTACCTCAGttgtagctctgctgaagtcataAAGCCGGATTAAAGAAAcattagaggagagagagagagagagagagagactgtatagcctggtggttagagacCTATCCCGGATGCAGAAGACCAAGTATCCAGTAACCCTGCTGTGCTTCCTCTCTAATATTTGAGCTAGATTGCATCAGATTAAAGAGGAGAGACTTGAGGAGCCTGACATCAGTCTGTCTGCAAGTCCCAGCTGAACACGGCTTTTGTGAACACCAAATTCTGTGGTTTAGGCagctaaagtggcagttaggtgcccaagtccTTTTGTGTATCCAGCatgttttgtctatttaaaatACGCAAAATCTATccagcttctctctttctctctcactgaaTTTACTATACTTAAAATACACATTGTACAGCTTGGAATAGGGCTCTCTTTACGTTCATGCTACTGATCAGATTAACTTCACATGCTGTTTCAATTTCCTTTAATCATAAGTATTAATTTGTTTTCTCTCGTCTTCCAGGTCAACAGATTTCCTGAataaatttcaatgaaaaatcaaaccacagtGACTGAATTTATTCTCCTGGGACTTTCCAGTGacccacagatgcagattttcctcttcttggtgtttttagttatttacctAATCACTCTGAGTGGTAACATAGTGATCATGGTGGTGATAAGAGCTAATTCTCACCTTCACACTCCTATGTACTTCTTCctcttccatttatcctttgttgatatCTGCTATTCCTCAGTCACGATGCCTAACGCGCTGAGGAACTTCCTAGCAGCGCACAAAACTATTTCTGTCAATGGCTGCATTGCTCAGATATTCTTCATCCTCCTTTCCGGTGGAGCTGAAATTCTCATTCTCTCAGCCATGGCTTATGACCGCTACACTGCCATATGTGACCTATTGTGTCACATGGAGATAATGAGCAACGGGATCTGTGTTCAGCTGGTGAGTGGGGCATGGGCAATAAGTTTCTTCCATGCCCTGCTTCACACTGTTTTTACCTTCAATTTGCATTTCTGTGGGCCCAATGAAATCAGCcatttcagctgtgagctccCTCCTCTATTACAACTGTCCTGCACTGACACCCTCACCAATCAAgtggtgcttcttacttctgtTGTGATATTTGCATCAAGTGCCTTCCTCCTCACTCTGATCTCCTATATTAATATCATCTCCCCCATCCTGAAGATACGCTCTGCGGAGGGCAGgcgtaaagccttctccacctgcagctcccactttaTTGTGGTTGGCTTATTCTACACGACAGGTTTTCTCCAGTACACAAAACCCAGGTCGGTCTCCTCTGTGGTGCTGGATGAAATATTCTCAGTTGAGTACAGTATCTTGACCCCTGTGTTAAATCCCATCATCTACAGCGTGAAAAACAAGGAGTTGAAAACAGCTGCAGGGAAAATGTTAGGGAAATTCAAATTTCTCAAGTAGTGTCAAtcttatttaaaacaacaacagcaacaaaagtaCACAGAACTGTGGATAACTTGTGTTTGAGAGATTCTCTGTTCAGTTACCTGACACTTTGGGCCAAAGCCTTAATTGTTCTAAATTAGTGTGACTCCATTAAACTCAGCAGGCCATATCCTCACTGGGTAGGAGAGACACTGGATCAAAGGGGACGGGATCCTGGGTCTCTATCTAGGGTGAGTGCAGGAAGCACCAGGCTCTAGATCCATTCATATGCTTTCTCACTGTCTTTGTCTTTGAGCCCATATCTCTTTTAATctgacccactgacttcaatagatctATGGCCAATTAATCCCACTTGAGGATCTGGTCAGTTCTATGGAAAGAATATCTTTGTGTATTGCATTATGTAGTTCTAGAGTATTTTGTTGAAAACCCTATTTAATATTTGTAGTATCTTATAGGATTCATCGCTATTAATGTATCTGtctccaataataataattaatgagtGTTATCCCCACCTAGGCCAAGATGCACAAAGGAATTAAGGCTGTATTAGGCGAGATTGAGACACAGATCAGGTATCTCATATCCcattggttagggcactcacatggGAGAAAGc contains:
- the LOC115640286 gene encoding olfactory receptor 1009-like, whose product is MKNQTTVTEFILLGLSSDPQMQIFLFLVFLVIYLITLSGNIVIMVVIRANSHLHTPMYFFLFHLSFVDICYSSVTMPNALRNFLAAHKTISVNGCIAQIFFILLSGGAEILILSAMAYDRYTAICDLLCHMEIMSNGICVQLVSGAWAISFFHALLHTVFTFNLHFCGPNEISHFSCELPPLLQLSCTDTLTNQVVLLTSVVIFASSAFLLTLISYINIISPILKIRSAEGRRKAFSTCSSHFIVVGLFYTTGFLQYTKPRSVSSVVLDEIFSVEYSILTPVLNPIIYSVKNKELKTAAGKMLGKFKFLK